A DNA window from Sporolituus thermophilus DSM 23256 contains the following coding sequences:
- a CDS encoding ATP-binding protein, with translation MTIKLALHYLKELRLPGAAQSLNNLLREAETRQLSHLDFLIALLKQENDQREENTVARRIKQAGFPQVKSLETFDFTMIPSLNKARILSLARGEYLDEKRHVILMGNSGTGKTHLATALGL, from the coding sequence ATGACTATAAAGCTGGCACTGCATTACCTTAAAGAACTCCGTCTTCCTGGTGCTGCGCAATCTTTGAATAATTTACTGCGCGAAGCTGAAACAAGACAATTATCGCACCTGGATTTTTTAATCGCTCTCTTAAAGCAGGAAAATGATCAACGGGAAGAAAACACCGTGGCTCGGCGCATTAAGCAGGCCGGCTTTCCACAAGTTAAAAGCTTGGAAACTTTCGATTTTACCATGATCCCTAGTCTTAATAAAGCGCGAATTTTATCGCTCGCAAGGGGTGAATATTTGGACGAAAAACGCCATGTTATCTTGATGGGCAACTCAGGTACAGGAAAAACCCATCTGGCAACCGCCTTAGGTTTATG